Proteins encoded together in one Bacteroides zoogleoformans window:
- a CDS encoding carbon starvation CstA family protein, producing the protein MITFTLCLLTLITGYVLYGRFVEGVFAPDDRSTPALTKADGVDYMPLPTWKIFMIQFLNIAGLGPIFGAIMGAKFGVASYLWIVLGSIFAGAVHDYLAGMLSMRHGGESLPEIIGRYLGVETKQVMRGFTVVLMILVGAVFVAGPAGLLAKLTPDSMDATFWIIVVFAYYILATLLPIDKIIGKIYPLFAVALLFMAVGILTMLYVNHPALPEIWDGLQNTHPNADKLPIFPIMFVSIACGAISGFHATQSPLMARCMTSEHHGRPIFYGAMITEGIVALIWAAAATYFFHRHGMEETNAAVIVDAITKNWLGAIGGILAVLGVIAAPITSGDTAFRSARLIVADFLGMEQKSIRRRLYICVPMFLVAVGLLLYSLRDKDGFDMIWRYFAWANQTLSVFTLWAITVYLVREKKGHYYYVTYLPALFMTAVCTTYICISPEGLGMGDQVVLPIALSAVVIATLWFGIWHFRTTKKLW; encoded by the coding sequence ATGATTACATTTACACTTTGCCTGCTGACGTTGATAACCGGCTATGTATTGTACGGTCGCTTTGTGGAGGGTGTCTTTGCTCCTGATGACCGTAGCACACCTGCTTTGACCAAGGCCGATGGTGTGGACTACATGCCTTTGCCTACATGGAAGATCTTTATGATACAATTCCTTAATATTGCGGGGTTAGGACCTATCTTCGGAGCTATTATGGGCGCCAAATTCGGTGTGGCATCCTATCTGTGGATTGTGCTTGGAAGTATCTTTGCCGGTGCCGTGCACGATTACCTTGCCGGCATGCTCTCCATGCGTCATGGAGGTGAGAGCCTGCCCGAAATCATCGGACGTTATTTGGGTGTGGAAACCAAACAGGTGATGCGTGGCTTTACGGTTGTACTGATGATATTGGTGGGAGCGGTGTTCGTGGCAGGACCGGCGGGTCTGCTTGCTAAGTTGACTCCCGATAGTATGGATGCCACCTTCTGGATTATTGTAGTTTTTGCCTACTACATTCTCGCCACTTTGTTGCCTATAGATAAGATTATCGGTAAGATATATCCGTTATTTGCTGTTGCCCTGCTATTCATGGCTGTCGGTATTCTGACGATGCTCTATGTCAACCATCCTGCATTGCCCGAAATCTGGGACGGACTGCAGAACACACATCCCAATGCGGACAAACTGCCTATTTTCCCCATTATGTTCGTCAGTATAGCCTGTGGCGCAATCAGTGGGTTTCATGCCACTCAAAGTCCTTTGATGGCACGTTGTATGACGAGCGAACACCATGGGCGTCCCATATTCTATGGTGCAATGATAACCGAAGGTATCGTCGCTTTGATTTGGGCTGCCGCTGCCACTTATTTCTTTCATCGTCATGGTATGGAAGAGACCAATGCTGCCGTCATCGTAGATGCCATAACGAAGAACTGGTTGGGGGCGATTGGGGGCATATTGGCTGTTCTTGGTGTCATTGCGGCTCCAATCACCAGTGGCGATACCGCTTTTCGTTCGGCACGTCTGATTGTGGCCGATTTTCTGGGAATGGAACAAAAAAGCATACGTCGTCGTTTATATATATGTGTGCCGATGTTTTTGGTGGCTGTCGGGTTGTTGCTTTACAGTCTGCGCGATAAAGACGGCTTCGACATGATCTGGCGGTATTTTGCGTGGGCCAATCAGACTTTGTCTGTTTTCACTTTATGGGCTATCACCGTTTATCTGGTGCGTGAAAAGAAAGGACACTATTATTATGTCACTTACCTTCCGGCATTGTTTATGACGGCAGTGTGTACCACTTATATCTGTATTTCACCCGAAGGGTTAGGCATGGGAGATCAGGTAGTATTGCCCATAGCTTTGTCGGCAGTGGTGATAGCGACTTTGTGGTTTGGCATTTGGCACTTTAGAACAACTAAAAAACTTTGGTGA
- a CDS encoding glycoside hydrolase family 10 protein yields the protein MKRRIFTLLYVVLMLPLAAQPPKHEVRAAWITAVYGLDWPRTRATSLERMRKQQDELVEILDKLKAANFNTVLFQTRTRGDVLYQSSIEPYNSILTGKVGGDPGYDPLVFAIEECHKRGMECHAWMVSIPLGNKKHVTALGKESVTKKKAAICVPYKNEYFLNPGHPQTKEYLMSLVREVVKRYDVDGVHFDYLRYPENAPRFPDGYDYKRYSKGRSLAQWRRDNITDIVRYIYKEVKALKPWVKVSTSPVGKYRDTSRYSSRGWNAYHTVYQDVQGWLGEGIQDQIFPMQYFRGNHFYPFVLDWKEQSNGRHIIPGLGIYFLDPAEGNWTLDEIERQMHFIRAQKLEGEAHYRVKYLMDNTQGVYDVLEEKFYTAPALQPAMPWIDNMSPTPPTNLRTEQLAQGYLRLYWEPSTDNDRQNAPTYVIYGSDTYPVDTDNPENILAQRVQETEFIYAPILPWTARKYFAVTAVDRCGNESKAALFDGTFLKEKQ from the coding sequence ATGAAACGAAGAATCTTCACCTTATTATATGTAGTGCTTATGCTGCCTCTTGCAGCTCAGCCCCCCAAACACGAAGTACGTGCCGCTTGGATAACCGCCGTCTACGGGCTGGACTGGCCTCGCACACGTGCCACCTCGCTCGAAAGAATGCGCAAGCAGCAAGACGAACTCGTGGAGATACTGGACAAGCTGAAAGCCGCCAACTTCAACACCGTGCTGTTCCAGACGCGCACACGGGGCGATGTGCTCTACCAATCATCCATCGAGCCTTACAACTCCATACTGACAGGCAAGGTAGGAGGAGACCCCGGCTACGACCCGCTGGTCTTTGCCATAGAGGAGTGCCATAAACGGGGCATGGAATGCCATGCTTGGATGGTGAGTATCCCTTTGGGTAATAAAAAGCATGTAACGGCTCTGGGCAAAGAGTCGGTCACCAAAAAGAAAGCGGCCATATGCGTCCCCTATAAGAATGAGTATTTCCTCAACCCCGGACATCCGCAAACCAAAGAATACCTGATGAGCCTCGTACGCGAAGTAGTGAAGCGCTATGATGTGGATGGAGTGCACTTCGACTATCTGCGCTATCCGGAGAATGCCCCGCGATTTCCCGATGGATATGACTACAAAAGATACTCCAAAGGCCGCAGTCTGGCGCAATGGCGCAGAGACAACATCACCGACATTGTGCGCTATATTTACAAAGAAGTGAAAGCGCTGAAGCCTTGGGTAAAAGTCAGTACCTCGCCCGTAGGCAAATACCGCGACACTTCCCGCTACTCCTCACGTGGGTGGAATGCCTACCACACCGTCTACCAGGATGTGCAAGGTTGGTTAGGCGAAGGCATTCAGGATCAGATTTTCCCGATGCAGTATTTCCGCGGCAACCACTTCTACCCATTCGTTCTCGACTGGAAAGAACAGAGTAACGGACGACATATCATCCCCGGTCTCGGCATCTATTTCCTCGACCCCGCCGAAGGCAACTGGACATTGGATGAAATTGAGCGGCAAATGCACTTCATACGTGCCCAAAAGTTGGAAGGCGAAGCGCACTATCGGGTGAAGTACTTGATGGACAACACGCAAGGAGTATATGATGTTCTGGAAGAAAAATTCTATACCGCCCCTGCACTGCAACCTGCCATGCCATGGATAGACAACATGTCGCCTACCCCTCCCACCAATCTCCGAACGGAACAATTAGCCCAGGGCTACCTGCGCCTCTATTGGGAACCTTCTACCGATAACGACCGGCAGAATGCGCCGACGTATGTCATCTATGGCTCGGACACGTATCCCGTAGATACAGACAATCCGGAAAACATTCTGGCGCAACGGGTGCAAGAAACAGAATTTATCTATGCCCCCATCCTCCCTTGGACTGCCCGGAAGTATTTCGCAGTGACGGCAGTAGACCGATGCGGAAACGAGAGCAAGGCAGCACTATTTGACGGAACGTTTCTTAAGGAAAAGCAATAA
- a CDS encoding ATP-binding protein — MEAFYRTHAYLVEHTNAPVRRDLMDEIDWNDRLIGIKGTRGVGKTTFLLQYAKEKFGTDRSCLFINMNNFYFSGHSIVEFAAEFQRRGGKVLLIDQVFKYPDWSQELRMCYDRFPHLKIVFTGSSVMRLKEENLELRDIVKSYNLRGFSFREYLNLQTGMKFRAYTLEEILSNHEQIAKGILSKVHPLDYLQDYMHHGFYPFFLEKRNFSENLLKTMNMMVEVDILLIKQIELKYLSKIKKLLYLLAVDGPKAPNVSQLANDIQTSRATVMNYIKYLADARLINMLYPKEEEFPKKPSKIMMHNSNLMYSIYPVKVEEQDVLDTFFANTMWKDHKVNKGDKNMSFMVDEVMPFKICLEGMKIKNNPGVTYVLHKAEIGRGNQIPLWLFGFLY, encoded by the coding sequence ATGGAAGCATTTTACCGTACACACGCTTATCTTGTAGAGCATACCAATGCTCCCGTACGCCGCGACCTTATGGATGAGATTGACTGGAACGACCGTCTTATCGGCATCAAAGGGACAAGAGGGGTCGGTAAAACCACATTCCTCCTCCAATATGCCAAAGAAAAATTCGGAACGGATCGCTCTTGTCTCTTCATCAACATGAACAACTTCTACTTCTCCGGACACAGCATTGTAGAATTTGCCGCCGAGTTCCAGCGCCGTGGAGGGAAAGTGCTGCTGATAGACCAAGTGTTCAAGTACCCTGATTGGAGTCAGGAGCTGCGCATGTGCTATGACCGCTTCCCTCATCTGAAGATCGTATTCACCGGTTCGTCCGTGATGAGACTGAAAGAAGAAAACCTTGAGTTGCGCGATATTGTCAAGAGCTACAACCTCCGTGGATTTTCATTCCGGGAGTACTTGAACCTGCAAACAGGCATGAAGTTCCGGGCCTATACGCTGGAAGAAATTCTGAGTAACCATGAACAGATAGCCAAAGGCATTCTTTCCAAAGTGCATCCGCTGGACTATCTTCAAGACTATATGCACCATGGGTTCTACCCTTTCTTTCTCGAAAAACGGAACTTCTCGGAGAATCTGCTTAAAACCATGAACATGATGGTGGAGGTAGATATTTTGCTGATTAAGCAAATAGAGCTGAAATATCTTTCAAAGATAAAGAAACTGCTATACCTGCTGGCCGTAGACGGACCGAAAGCACCGAATGTCAGTCAACTGGCAAACGACATACAGACCTCACGCGCCACTGTGATGAACTACATCAAATATTTGGCAGATGCACGTCTCATCAACATGTTGTATCCCAAAGAAGAAGAATTTCCCAAGAAGCCTTCTAAGATAATGATGCACAATTCAAACTTGATGTATTCCATCTACCCCGTCAAGGTGGAAGAACAAGACGTATTAGATACATTTTTTGCAAACACCATGTGGAAAGACCACAAAGTGAACAAAGGAGACAAGAACATGTCGTTCATGGTAGATGAAGTGATGCCCTTTAAGATCTGCCTGGAAGGAATGAAAATAAAAAATAATCCGGGGGTAACGTACGTTCTGCATAAAGCTGAAATAGGCCGGGGCAACCAAATACCTCTTTGGCTGTTTGGCTTCTTATATTAA